A window from Candidatus Nitrosotalea sinensis encodes these proteins:
- a CDS encoding Mov34/MPN/PAD-1 family protein, which translates to MFSRKEKRKKTVTIKKDVRDGILSYCKMNHPNECILILRGRSKQGNIYVDGLVIPPFFHTGPTFAGFPHSFLPLDTSYVGTVHSHPTGLARPSVTDLHNFFGFVSIIIQSPYEDGDIFSYDRDGNLLETTVSSDQF; encoded by the coding sequence ATCTTTTCTAGAAAAGAAAAACGCAAAAAAACAGTCACTATAAAGAAAGATGTCAGAGATGGCATTCTATCATATTGCAAGATGAATCATCCAAACGAATGCATATTGATACTCAGGGGTAGATCAAAGCAAGGAAACATCTATGTCGATGGTCTTGTTATACCACCATTTTTTCATACAGGTCCGACATTTGCAGGATTCCCACATTCATTTCTACCATTAGATACTAGCTATGTAGGAACGGTGCATTCTCACCCAACAGGGCTTGCCAGGCCATCAGTTACCGATCTGCACAATTTTTTTGGCTTTGTTTCCATAATAATACAGTCACCTTATGAAGACGGTGACATTTTCTCTTATGATCGTGATGGAAATTTGCTTGAAACTACGGTAAGTTCAGACCAATTCTGA
- a CDS encoding ABC transporter permease, with protein MSISSKEIWTEFSKSRIGLVGISILGILFFMSVLAFVTVPFDQFKTWNDPTNWLSYPKSALPSWINYFESEKIPEHLILSPTTSSQQIDSIHVSTNSFAVDYQYDGFPSDFIYQYTAKYQGSPLLKLSVLRPDGVEVMLISAALPFSNGSTEYHGMIFSTQNTIAKNIGNLQNEYTFSLDGLSSEKIIFSQLSINKILKGHYIFKANLYDISAKSSIEQSHFILGGKVYGMMGTDELRRDLSIGLLWGTPLALFVGITVSIGSVILGLVYGVYAGYKGNLTDEALMRFNDIIYAMPALPLLIILAVTIGNSIFLMVGFLVIFGWVGVAKVSRSMALQIKTLQYVEASKLMGQKDYKIIFKHVLPQLLPYAFASIAISVPSAITTEAGLSFLGLGDPTFPTWGQILHDASTYNAAARGMWWWILPPGIMIAVTGLAFVFMGQAMDAIVNPRLRRN; from the coding sequence ATGAGTATTTCTAGTAAAGAAATCTGGACTGAATTTTCTAAAAGTAGAATTGGACTGGTTGGAATCTCTATACTGGGGATTCTTTTTTTCATGTCTGTTTTGGCATTTGTTACTGTGCCTTTTGATCAATTTAAAACCTGGAATGATCCTACAAACTGGCTATCTTATCCAAAATCGGCTCTTCCATCATGGATAAATTATTTTGAATCTGAAAAAATTCCAGAACATTTGATATTGTCACCTACTACTTCATCGCAACAAATTGATTCGATACATGTTTCAACCAATTCCTTTGCTGTAGACTATCAATATGATGGATTCCCGAGCGATTTTATCTATCAATACACTGCAAAATATCAAGGCTCCCCACTGTTGAAATTATCTGTTTTAAGGCCTGATGGGGTAGAGGTCATGTTAATTTCCGCTGCTCTACCGTTCTCAAATGGCAGTACAGAATATCATGGTATGATATTTTCCACACAGAATACGATTGCAAAAAATATCGGAAACCTACAAAACGAATATACTTTTTCTCTAGACGGACTTTCTTCTGAAAAAATCATTTTTTCACAATTGTCGATAAATAAAATTCTAAAAGGTCATTATATTTTCAAAGCAAATCTGTATGATATATCTGCAAAGTCGTCTATTGAACAATCTCACTTTATCCTGGGTGGCAAAGTGTATGGCATGATGGGCACTGATGAACTAAGGCGAGACCTATCTATTGGGCTTCTTTGGGGAACTCCGCTAGCTCTTTTTGTTGGAATTACTGTTTCTATTGGATCTGTGATCTTAGGACTTGTCTATGGCGTCTATGCTGGTTACAAAGGTAATTTAACAGATGAGGCATTGATGCGTTTCAACGATATCATATATGCAATGCCTGCACTTCCACTATTGATAATTCTGGCTGTAACGATTGGCAATAGTATATTTTTGATGGTTGGATTTCTTGTAATATTTGGTTGGGTGGGAGTGGCCAAAGTCTCTCGAAGCATGGCTCTGCAGATTAAAACGCTTCAATATGTTGAGGCTTCAAAATTAATGGGTCAAAAAGACTATAAAATAATTTTCAAACATGTTCTACCTCAACTTCTTCCTTATGCTTTTGCAAGTATTGCCATATCTGTACCGTCTGCAATCACAACTGAGGCGGGCCTGAGTTTTCTTGGTCTGGGTGATCCAACCTTTCCCACATGGGGACAAATATTGCATGATGCAAGCACATACAATGCTGCAGCAAGAGGAATGTGGTGGTGGATATTGCCTCCTGGAATAATGATTGCAGTGACCGGTTTAGCATTTGTCTTTATGGGTCAAGCAATGGATGCTATTGTAAACCCTAGGCTGCGGCGGAACTAA